A genomic region of Thunnus albacares chromosome 2, fThuAlb1.1, whole genome shotgun sequence contains the following coding sequences:
- the LOC122996998 gene encoding uncharacterized protein LOC122996998 isoform X4 has translation MEEYLRRVQSRLGADASDDSIHAVVGGPEADVDTVAATLCLALHLSQREPSGGVCVPVLCGRRCDAVLPAETVRYLQSVKICESLLLWKEDVDLVKLHHTRKLSLTLLRDGVLDSSEYHTLESCILRVVHHDGQQDAEDYGASSAVTTVAREILQEAAEHIGAALRETLGEALRLQSEAQCIKHGRQSVQLEALMRSLEQLSDVTASQQDAAKLQDLEQLLSKELKEFSDGEMTIALTSVTSDEEDWHGYVDRLKSFSHRHGYDGLMVLLSISDTVHHPRQQVAVYTSNADILNQICCELEESSSLSLSGELEPRECLQVYHITINTPLSSDTSLLWEEIQGFLKEFVDRRSSMLACHPSSRTSSTEGVAGSVEFSQGSSGINDMDGSDIERVEGGCGDAVPIARVMADEEDTGGVGVGAGGELVSPDSGMTTIRSSRSSKESSVFLSDDSPVGEVVAGGGSAAGPGGLFLRNPSPLGLLSLSPPVPPERRRNRSSRNRSENFDLFSFDPLHSSDHSLPAGGESTNSGGRGDEEVRRAGSSSLSEYEELSLMDFSAPSSLANFSVDHHGQIHGNEMIDTVVPPTPVNSLVGSRPPSRCGVRFFPEDVVERINGLQHKDSVSSSLSETWDELGFDTQGALSSSDNNAWNRTRGSESPQNILEEVGGKESIGDTAEREKIVKSENSHHRGMGLEPQLSLITEQTESYDNWNPDSLLKDQWNLVTLADLQLTPPEEEVFGKCKAGIIAVQEKTSSLSKKKVILNTLTPDTSKEEDEGVQGKKGDRQMELLDFWTYSAQKGFLKSDSGTTTSYPESLDMWNMTIRDDSLSPLTTPENLSENSGSFYGLNPSVKGGASVESPLGFSDGGMEMWNTTIQEDSSSTITSPEGPENGRDLSYMGSLEASDIPETNATKQTEEEKAIEEKSVNKVLSQTPGEVEWKGNEHHVKIVIEAAEGRSQIKETDDNDIQSAQSQMSVMQNFVSELPKEQTVPDQGSDMWDLPVPGMVTSTSEYDNVGAGTWSLTSSPETYASPVVDMIQLEEQSSPFIAVTKPTQIDEGHDQHQRADSLGEHRVVLSDKEQPDDQVFIFERPSELSDMTRSGGSSIESKYDNKTAEGLEEADWIEQPSDHSPFILVDNSSVTQQISANHQSSSGEAVETQIQTDQSLSPSLMNWDSLVSQKHDGPKSTSVRMAHNDDGPIIESQRGPDNESNGNVEGKTTETMSLSSSSGGERDTTKHSPDSLLPGSQDDLRSNSDGDSSSGLEMENIIVSGTVKEADREWHYRPKEGDKQSKGTRKSLETFSMLSYAATVLQIQAQAAHREHQENTEQSRQNQMSRDTEGTLSADVQQNQAVFESTNKHITEQTYSKTGALHQSSSDESALDVCSASQRFTDSTHPQENASNATEIFSPSQSKTISQVFHQSDSRPTVCSPTPIEEGNYDDKSSIMARSVSPSLRYPSDHFLKTREEVYVHSQISMEDSDEGGQSPSSAPSCPTSLGNLQVWGGQLARQDTPQSTSEPQSPALTNSSVSHTSSLVGTPLSESGISTDRGLGLPFSGDLMEEENGEEEQEEEIDVELTTLPKWTSQVQTEKEERPQLGSSDLLSFTEELIGGCSFQQTDLQTLEPKGGRFLQNTLDYYDGQPIRTVDCDTWSAEQHTGGNGASQESHSPILRRHQEVTSQLLSQTTDENAAYQWTGSQNVTQGQTQYGYNYHHIDQRTENQSASAACADTKSNSQENTTDVYAEFTTDATTVQYRADQAESYYEPGDIAEYSSEDPGSTFQYIAESQYGGDSTSTRASEVQCSQYQANGQSQYETDQGQYQFDGQLFYQSNIHAEREDHARYVPEEYVHFLLSSRHSQQGDNAAGMMMKMASSEEAEEMENREDPPSSADLSIGSNQRRKLVAPPMNVSLDPSEGSLLSEDALDTEDEALDTGDDLDLNIDEVDTSDEADSREFNRHGDSDESNLGAGAALSEGVAGHRAAEEGRESRLWRSVVIGEQEHRIDMKCIEPYRRVISHGGYYAEQNAIIVFAACFLPDSDCDNYNYVMENLFLYVISTLELMVAEDYMIVYLNGATPRRRMPGFTWMKKCYQMIDRRLKKNLKMFIIVHPSWFIRTLLGITRPFISSKFSSKIKYVNSLRELGEIIPMEYVHIPPSIVKYDEERGIHKFACIR, from the exons ATGGAAGAGTATTTGCGGAGGGTCCAGAGCAGACTCGGG gcaGATGCATCAGATGATTCCATCCATGCTGTTGTAGGCGGACCAGAGGCAGATGTTGACACTGTGGCCGCAACACTGTGCTTAGCACTACACCTCAGCCAG AGGGAGCCATCAGGTGGAGTGTGTGTGCCGGTGCTGTGCGGCCGGCGATGTGATGCTGTGTTGCCCGCGGAGACGGTGAGGTATCTGCAGAGTGTGAAAATTTGTGAGAGCTTGCTGCTGTGGAAGGAAGATGTAGATCTGGTGAAACTTCATCACACCAGaaaactctctctcacactgctAAGAGATGGAGTGCTAGACAg cTCTGAGTACCACACTCTGGAGTCCTGCATCCTGCGAGTGGTCCATCACGACGGGCAGCAGGACGCAGAGGATTATGGGGCATCGTCCGCAGTGACGACAGTCGCCAGAGAGATTCTTCAAGAGGCAGCAGAGCACATCGGAGCAGCGCTGAGGGAGACTCTCGGAG AGGCTTTACGGCTACAAAGTGAAGCTCAGTGTATCAAACATGGCCGTCAGTCAGTACAACTGGAGGCGCTCATGAGATCCTTGGAGCAATTGAGTGATGTCACTGCGAGTCAACAGGATGCGGCGAAGCTACAAG ACTTGGAGCAGCTGCTGTCCAAGGAGCTGAAAGAGTTTTCGGACGGAGAGATGACCATAGCGCTAACCTCAGTGACCTCAGACGAGGAG gACTGGCATGGTTATGTGGACAGGCTGAAATCATTCAGTCATCGCCATGGCTACGATGGTTTGATGGTTCTCTTGTCCATCAGTGATACAGTTCATCATCCTCGCCAGCAGGTGGCTGTCTACACGAGCAACGCTGATATCCTAAACCAG ATCTGCTGTGAGTTGGAAGAGTCTTCCAGCTTGTCTCTTTCTGGTGAATTGGAGCCCAGGGAGTGTCTCCAGGTCTACCACATCACTATAAACACCCCCTTATCCTCTGATACTTCTCTGCTGTGGGAAGAGATTCAGGGCTTCCTCAAGGAGTTTGTTGATCGGCGAAGCTCTATGCTGGCCTGTCACCCCAGCAGTAGGACCTCTTCCACGGAGGGAGTGGCAGGCAGTGTTGAGTTCTCCCAGGGATCATCTGGAATCAATGACATGGATGGTTCTGATATAGAGAGAGTCGAAGGAGGCTGTGGAGATGCGGTGCCCATAGCACG GGTGATGGCAGATGAAGAGGACACAGGAGGTGTAGGAGTCGGTGCAGGTGGGGAGCTAGTGAGCCCTGACAGCGGCATGACCACAATCCGCAGCAGCCGCTCCTCCAAGGAGAGTTCAGTGTTTCTTAGCGATGACAGCCCTGTTGGTGAAGTTGTAGCAGGTGGGGGGTCAGCAGCAGGGCCTGGAGGACTCTTCCTGAGAAACCCCTCTCCCCTGGGGTTGTtatctctctcccctcctgtcccaccagagaggaggaggaaccgCTCTAGCAGGAATAGGAGTGAGAACTTTGACCTGTTTAGTTTTGACCCACTACATAGCAGTGACCACTCTCTGCCAGCAGGCGGGGAATCTACAAAttctggaggaagaggagatgaggaagTAAGAAGAGCAGGAAGCTCAAGCCTATCAGAATATGAAGAACTGAGCTTGATGGATTTCTCTGCTCCCAGTTCATTGGCAAATTTTTCAGTAGACCACCATGGTCAAATCCATGGGAATGAGATGATTGATACTGTGGTTCCTCCAACCCCAGTCAACAGCCTGGTAGGTAGTCGCCCACCCAGCAGATGTGGGGTCAGGTTCTTCCCAGAAGATGTAGTTGAAAGGATCAATGGCCTACAGCACAAGGACAGTGTGTCATCGTCCTTGTCGGAAACCTGGGATGAACTTGGCTTTGACACACAAGGAGCATTGTCCTCAAGTGATAATAATGCCTGGAATAGGACCAGAGGATCTGAGAGTCCACAGAATATTTTGGAGGAAGTTGGAGGCAAAGAGTCAATTGGTGAcacagcagaaagagaaaagatcGTAAAGTCAGAGAACTCCCATCACAGGGGAATGGGCCTTGAACCACAGCTTAGCCTGATCACCGAGCAGACTGAATCATATGACAACTGGAACCCAGATTCTCTATTGAAGGATCAATGGAACCTTGTTACTTTGGCGGATCTGCAATTGACACCACCAGAGGAGGAAGTATTTGGAAAATGCAAAGCTGGTATCATAGCAGTGCAAGAAAAAACATCCTCGTTGTCAAAAAAGAAAGTAATCCTAAACACTCTAACACCAGACACATCTAAAGAAGAGGACGAAGGGGTacaggggaaaaaaggagacagacagatggagctTCTAGACTTCTGGACCTACTCAGCACAGAAGGGATTTCTTAAGTCTGATAGTGGAACCACCACGTCTTACCCTGAATCACTAGATATGTGGAATATGACAATCCGGGATGACAGTCTATCACCTCTCACGACCCCTGAAAACTTGTCTGAAAACTCAGGTTCTTTCTATGGATTGAACCCCAGTGTTAAGGGTGGTGCCTCTGTGGAAAGTCCACTAGGATTCTCTGATGGTGGAATGGAGATGTGGAACACCACCATTCAAGAAGACAGCTCTTCCACAATAACAAGCCCCGAAGGGCCAGAAAATGGAAGGGACCTTAGTTACATGGGATCACTGGAAGCCAGTGATATTCCTGAGACAAACGCGAccaaacagacagaagaagaaaaagctaTAGAGGAGAAAAGTGTGAATAAAGTACTGAGTCAGACACCTGGGGAAGTAGAGTGGAAAGGTAATGAACACCATGTGAAAATAGTCATAGAGGCTGCAGAGGGTAGATCACAGATTAAAGAAACAGATGACAATGACATCCAGAGTGCTCAGAGTCAAATGTCTGTCATGCAGAATTTTGTATCTGAACTTCCAAAAGAACAGACAGTACCAGACCAAGGTAGTGACATGTGGGACCTACCTGTCCCTGGCATGGTCACCTCCACCTCAGAATATGACAATGTTGGAGCTGGCACTTGGAGCCTGACATCCTCCCCCGAGACCTATGCTAGTCCAGTAGTAGACATGATACAGCTAGAAGAGCAGTCCAGCCCTTTTATAGCTGTGACCAAGCCTACTCAGATAGATGAGGGACATGATCAACACCAGAGGGCTGATTCTCTAGGAGAACACAGAGTAGTACTTTCAGATAAAGAACAGCCAGATGACCAAGTGTTCATATTTGAGAGACCTAGTGAGTTGAGTGACATGACCAGAAGTGGAGGGAGTTCAATTGAGAGTAAGTACGACAACAAAACTGCAGAGGGATTAGAGGAGGCTGACTGGATAGAGCAACCAAGTGATCATTCCCCATTTATTCTGGTGGACAATTCCTCTGTCACTCAGCAAATTTCAGCCAATCATCAATCAAGTTCAGGAGAAGCTGTTGAGACTCAAATCCAGACTGACCAATCATTGTCCCCAAGCCTTATGAACTGGGATAGTCTTGTTTCCCAGAAACACGATGGCCCCAAATCAACTTCAGTCAGAATGGCCCACAATGATGATGGGCCTATTATTGAAAGCCAAAGGGGTCCTGACAATGAGAGCAATGGAAATGTGGAAGGTAAAACAACTGAGACCATGTCACTGAGTTCCAGCTctgggggggagagagacacaacGAAGCATAGCCCAGACAGTCTTCTCCCAGGCAGTCAAGATGACCTCAGGTCCAATTCAGATGGAGATTCATCATCAGGCCTTGAAATGGAAAACATCATTGTATCTGGCACAGTAAAGGAAGCTGACAGAGAGTGGCATTATAGGCCTAAAGAGGGTGACAAGCAATCAAAAGGAACAAGGAAGTCCCTGGAAACATTTAGCATGCTTTCTTATGCTGCCACAGTACTGCAAATCCAGGCCCAAGCTGCACATAGAGAGCATCAGGAGAACACAGAACAAAGCAGGCAAAACCAAATGTCTAGAGATACTGAGGGTACACTCAGTGCAGATGTCCAGCAAAATCAAGCTGTCTTTGAAAGCACTAACAAACACATCACAGAACAGACATACTCAAAAACAGGAGCATTGCATCAGTCCAGCTCTGATGAGTCAGCCCTCGATGTTTGCAGTGCCTCTCAACGTTTCACAGACAGCACGCATCCCCAAGAAAATGCTAGTAATGCCACTGAAATATTCAGTCCAAGCCAATCAAAAACTATCTCTCAAGTTTTTCATCAGTCAGATTCAAGACCGACAGTTTGCAGTCCAACACCGATAGAAGAAGGAAACTATGATGATAAATCAAGCATCATGGCCAGAAGTGTGTCTCCATCATTAAGATATCCATCAGATCACTTCCTGAAAACCAGAGAAGAAGTTTATGTCCATTCACAAATCTCAATGGAAGATTCAGATGAGGGTGGGCAGTCGCCCTCTTCAGCTCCATCATGTCCTACTTCTTTGGGCAACTTACAAGTCTGGGGGGGTCAGTTAGCAAGACAAGACACACCTCAATCCACATCTGAACCACAATCCCCCGCACTTACCAACAGCTCTGTCTCCCACACAAGCTCTTTGGTTGGCACACCATTAAGTGAGTCAGGTATTTCCACTGACAGAGGACTTGGATTACCTTTTTCTGGAGATTTAATGGAAGAGGAGAATGGTGAGgaagagcaggaagaggaaattGATGTAGAGCTCACTACCCTGCCAAAATGGACTTCACAAGTCCAAACTGAGAAGGAAGAAAGACCACAGCTGGGTTCTTCTGATCTGTTGAGTTTCACTGAGGAGCTGATTGGAGGTTGTTCATTTCAACAAACAGATTTACAGACACTTGAACCAAAGGGCGGCAGGTTCCTACAGAATACACTGGATTACTATGATGGACAACCTATAAGGACTGTTGATTGTGATACATGGTCTGCTGAACAACACACTGGAGGCAATGGAGCTTCTCAAGAAAGCCATTCACCTATTTTAAG AAGACACCAAgaagtgacatcacaacttttgTCCCAGACAACCGATGAGAATGCTGCATACCAGTGGACAGGAAGTCAGAATGTAACTCAGGGTCAAACCCAATATGGCTACAATTACCACCACATTGACCAAAGAACTGAAAACCAGAGCGCCTCCGCAGCCTGCGCAGATACCAAATCTAACAGCCAGGAGAATACCACAGATGTCTATGCTGAGTTTACAACTGATGCCACAACTGTACAATATAGAGCTGACCAGGCTGAGAGCTATTATGAACCTGGAGATATTGCCGAGTACAGCTCGGAAGATCCAGGTTCCACATTCCAGTACATAGCCGAAAGCCAATACGGAGGTGACTCTACCTCCACGCGTGCTTCTGAAGTCCAGTGCTCTCAGTATCAAGCTAATGGCCAGAGCCAGTATGAGACAGACCAAGGGCAGTACCAGTTTGATGGGCAGCTATTCTACCAATCAAATATCCACGCTGAGAGGGAAGATCATGCGCGGTATGTGCCAGAGGAATACGTCCACTTTCTCCTCTCAAG CAGGCACTCCCAACAAGGAGACAACGCAGCagggatgatgatgaagatggcCTCCAGTGAGGAAGCTGAGGAGATGGAAAACAGAGAAG ACCCACCCTCCTCTGCAGATCTGTCAATCGGGTCCAATCAAAGGAGGAAGTTAGTAGCTCCACCAATGAACGTGTCACTGGACCCTAGTGAAGGGTCCCTTCTCTCAGAGGATGCCCTGGATACAGAGGACGAGGCTTTGGATACCGGGGATGACCTGGATCTGAATATTGATGAGGTGGACACATCTGATGAGGCCGACTCAAGGGAGTTCAACAGACACG GGGACTCAGATGAGTCTAATCTTGGAGCAGGAGCCGCATTAAGTGAAGGTGTTGCAGGACACAGAGCGGCTGAGGAGGGCAGGGAGAGCAGACTGTGGAGGAGCGTGGTGATTGGAGAGCAGGAGCATCGCATTGATATGAAGTGCATCGAGCCTTACAGAAGAGTCATCTCTCAtggag gtTATTATGCTGAACAGAATGCCATCATCGTGTTTGCAGCTTGCTTTCTACCAGACAGCGACTGTGACAATTACAACTATGTAATGGAAAACCTTTTTCT ATATGTAATTAGTACCCTGGAACTTATGGTGGCAGAAGATTACATGATTGTCTACCTGAATGGTGCCACACCTCGCAGGAGAATGCCTGGCTTTACTTGGATGAAAAAGTGCTACCAAATGATTGATAGAAG